The region CTGCTCGCCGTACGTCGAGGACGGGAGGAGGGATCGCTCCGCTTCATCGGTAATCCTTTCGGGTGAATCCCGTGGGTGATGCACTTTTCGGGTCCGGCCGCCCCTCCGCGGGCGCCACCGCCCGGCCGTTCAGGCCGTCGCCGTTCGTCGGCGAAAGCCGACGGCTTGAGGGGGGCATCCTGTCTCCTCGTAATGGGAGCGTCGTATCGGTTCGACGGTGGCCGGACATCACACTTAAGGCCCAGGCTCCCACCTGTCAATGCTCAGGGTTCACAGAGATCGGATCACTTCGGCCGTCTGGCTCCCATCACGCCCGATGAGATCACGCGGTGTAGACGTCGTGTAATTTTCAGGCTGCGTTGGACGCCTCAAACACGGTTCCAAGATCGAGAATTGGCATGCTCAGGACCATCCAGACCTGTGTCGAACTTTCACAGTTAAACGGATCGATTCGATGCCGTCGGGCGCCTGGTAGAGGAATGGGCCCACCTACGGCCCTACGCCAGCGGTGCCTGTCAAACCGAATGAGACATCAGGCTTCTTCTGTGGTTTGTGATGAGGTGTCGGTCTGAAGGGTCGTGGGTGGCTTGTTGATCCAGACCCTGGCGGGCAGCGACGGCGGGTAGGGGCGCCGACCGCGGGACCACTCGGGGCGGGCCAGGAAGGCGGCGTTCAGCGTGGCGAGCCGCTTGGCGTGGATCTTGACGGCGGTGCCGTCGTGGACGGATGCCGGGGTGTGCATCGCGACGCCCGAATGGCGATGCTCGTTGTTGTAGTAATCGAAGAACTGTTCGCAGAAGATACGGGCGTCTTCGATCGAGCCGAACCTCCCGGGGAACGCCGGGCAATATTTGAGGGTTTTGAACTGCGCTTCGGAGTAGGGGTTGTCGTTGGACACGCGGGGCCGTGAGTGCGACTGGTCGATCCCGAGTTGCGCGAGCAGGCCCGTGACGGTGTTCGACGTCATCGAGGTACCCCGATCGGCGTGAATCGCCTCCGGCGCGATCCCCCCGTTGGCGTCGATGGCGCGCTCGATGAACTCCTTGGCCAGGGTGCCGTTCTCGGTCGGCCAGATCTCCCACCAGATGACCTTGCGGGAGAAAATGTCGAGAATGACGTAGAGCAGGTAGTGGACGCCGCGTGCCGGGCCTTTCAGTTTGGTGATGTCCCAGCTCCATACCTGGTTCGGCCCGTCGGCCTCCAGTTCGGGTTT is a window of Microbispora sp. NBC_01189 DNA encoding:
- a CDS encoding IS3 family transposase is translated as MPDPRQAPATLYRQRNPTPPRHGPRRPFHHPAELSEAERAQVLAVLDSPRFADKSAGQVWAILLDEGTYLCSQATMYRLLRERGQSGERRAQATHPAKKKPELEADGPNQVWSWDITKLKGPARGVHYLLYVILDIFSRKVIWWEIWPTENGTLAKEFIERAIDANGGIAPEAIHADRGTSMTSNTVTGLLAQLGIDQSHSRPRVSNDNPYSEAQFKTLKYCPAFPGRFGSIEDARIFCEQFFDYYNNEHRHSGVAMHTPASVHDGTAVKIHAKRLATLNAAFLARPEWSRGRRPYPPSLPARVWINKPPTTLQTDTSSQTTEEA